Within Epilithonimonas zeae, the genomic segment GCAATGCTGGAAAGCAAATGTTTCAGGAACGGGTTTCTGAATCTGTCAAAAACTTCATCCGAAAACGCCGTCAATTCTTCTGTTGATAAATCTAGGGTAGGGATGATTTCGTTATAAACCGTATCAGAAATCCACTTTCCTGCAAAGTCTGCATCAATCGCTTCTTTCACAGTTTCTTTTCCGTCAAGGATAGAGAAAGCCAACATTGCGGTGTGAGCACCGTTCAGGATTCTAACTTTTCTGGTTCTGTAAGGCGTAATATCATCCACTATCAAAACCTGGTCATCAATTTTATCAAAAGGAATCAAGGCTTTCAATTTCTCATCACCTTCGATAACCCAAAGTAGGAACGCTTCGCAAACTACCATCAGATTATCATCATAATCCAATTTAGCTTCGTATTCATCTTTTTCTTCTCTCGGATAACCCGGAACAATTCTGTCCACCAAAGTGTTGTGGAAATAGTTGCTGTTTTCTATCCAATTAGAAAATTCTGAACCTAGATTCCAAAGCAAAGCATATTTTAGAATATATTTCTTTAATGTCAAAGCATTATTTTCAATCAATTCGCAAGGAATGATATGAAGTCCTTTCTCCGAATCGCCATTAAAATGCTTGAATCTCTCATAAAGGAAAGCTGTCACTTTCGCAGGGAAATTCTTGTGAGGACCTGAATCTAAAGACGTTTCAGATTCATCAAAAGCAATTCCTGCTTCAGTTGTATTGGATAAAATGAACTGTAAATCTTCGCCTTTCGCCAGCTCAAGATACTCCGCATAATTTTCGTAAGGACTGAATGAACGCTGGATTGCAGAAATCACTCTCTGGTCATCTACGATCTGGCCTTTTTTCACACCTCTCACAAAAAGCGTGTAAAGATTATCCTGTTCTTCCAACATATCGACAAGACCACCAACAGTCGGCTGAACAACAGCTACACCAGCATTGAAACCAGCTTCTTTGTTCATCTTGTCGATTAGGTAATCTACAAATGCACGAAGGAAATTACCTTCCCCGAACTGTAAAAATTTGATTGGAAGTTTCTCAGTCGAACCTGAGTTTTCACGGTTAAGTTTTTGTTTAGTTTGATATTCCATTTCTTTATTCTTTAATGATTTTGTATTTAGGAACCAATGATTTCATCACAAACCACGCAATCAGATAAGCCACTGCGCAGATTGAGAAAATAATCATATATCCTTTATCGATACCGTCTGAGATGACAGCACCGGAATTTTTCAATTGAATCAACAGATCATCAGGAAG encodes:
- a CDS encoding tagaturonate reductase, translating into MEYQTKQKLNRENSGSTEKLPIKFLQFGEGNFLRAFVDYLIDKMNKEAGFNAGVAVVQPTVGGLVDMLEEQDNLYTLFVRGVKKGQIVDDQRVISAIQRSFSPYENYAEYLELAKGEDLQFILSNTTEAGIAFDESETSLDSGPHKNFPAKVTAFLYERFKHFNGDSEKGLHIIPCELIENNALTLKKYILKYALLWNLGSEFSNWIENSNYFHNTLVDRIVPGYPREEKDEYEAKLDYDDNLMVVCEAFLLWVIEGDEKLKALIPFDKIDDQVLIVDDITPYRTRKVRILNGAHTAMLAFSILDGKETVKEAIDADFAGKWISDTVYNEIIPTLDLSTEELTAFSDEVFDRFRNPFLKHLLSSIALNSVSKFKVRVLPSFLKYVEIKNELPTNLTFALAALIRFYQGEFDGKQLPVSDDAPVLERFKEIWSTNDLGEVAKNALSEVSFWDTDLTQVPGLTEAVTKALSAIDSTGIEEGYKSFIQ